A region of Polynucleobacter sp. JS-Mosq-20-D10 DNA encodes the following proteins:
- the def gene encoding peptide deformylase, whose amino-acid sequence MALLTVLCYPDPRLHKVAKPVALVDARIKKIVADMAETMYEAPGVGLAATQVDIHERIVVIDISDNQDQLMVFINPELVWTSPEKKSWREGCLSVPEYFDEVDRPAVIRVKALDINGKEFEVEADGLLSVCLQHEMDHLQGKVFVEYLSMLKRNRISLKMKKRAKELVGER is encoded by the coding sequence ATGGCTTTATTAACCGTCCTTTGTTATCCAGACCCACGCCTACATAAGGTTGCCAAACCCGTAGCGCTGGTGGATGCACGCATCAAAAAAATTGTGGCCGATATGGCCGAGACAATGTACGAGGCTCCCGGAGTTGGCTTAGCTGCAACCCAGGTGGACATTCATGAGCGCATTGTGGTGATTGATATTTCTGACAATCAAGATCAATTGATGGTTTTCATTAATCCAGAATTGGTTTGGACAAGCCCAGAAAAAAAATCTTGGCGCGAAGGTTGCCTCTCAGTACCCGAATATTTTGATGAAGTAGATCGCCCAGCAGTCATCCGAGTCAAGGCGCTCGACATCAACGGCAAAGAATTTGAAGTAGAGGCAGATGGCTTGCTATCAGTTTGTCTGCAGCATGAGATGGATCACTTGCAAGGTAAGGTATTTGTTGAGTACCTCTCTATGTTGAAGCGCAATCGTATTTCTCTCAAAATGAAAAAGCGCGCAAAAGAATTAGTAGGCGAGCGCTAA
- the dprA gene encoding DNA-processing protein DprA produces MRTPKNPNIIQIHRNTPDYPVRLLDLSDPPNALYIYGDIRLLNVPMIAIVGSRAASPEGIRNAYSFAQALSAEGYLIISGLARGVDGAAHRGTLRSNQGYRTIAVCGSGLDIVYPQEHLDLAQAIANSGLLVSELAPGLGPKAWHFPRRNRIIAALSLGILVIEAAERSGSLITARLGCELGREIFAIPGSIHNPLSKGCHQLLQQGAKLVQSPQDILEELPKWSKTLFKGI; encoded by the coding sequence ATGCGCACACCCAAAAATCCAAACATCATCCAAATTCATCGAAATACCCCCGACTACCCGGTTCGCCTCTTAGATTTATCCGACCCGCCCAATGCACTCTATATATATGGGGATATTCGCCTATTAAATGTACCTATGATTGCTATCGTGGGGTCACGTGCCGCTAGTCCAGAAGGAATCAGAAATGCTTACAGTTTCGCGCAAGCCCTATCTGCGGAGGGTTATCTCATTATTTCCGGGCTGGCTCGGGGTGTTGACGGGGCTGCTCACCGAGGCACGCTTAGGTCAAATCAGGGGTATCGAACCATAGCGGTATGCGGTAGCGGACTAGATATCGTGTATCCGCAAGAGCATCTCGACTTAGCGCAAGCCATCGCTAATAGTGGGCTCTTGGTGTCTGAGCTAGCTCCAGGGCTGGGGCCAAAGGCTTGGCACTTCCCACGCAGGAACCGCATCATTGCGGCCTTATCCCTTGGAATACTCGTGATTGAGGCGGCCGAGCGTTCTGGCTCGCTCATTACGGCTAGGCTGGGCTGTGAACTCGGTCGTGAGATTTTTGCGATTCCCGGGTCAATACACAACCCACTCTCTAAGGGCTGCCATCAATTACTTCAGCAAGGCGCCAAGCTAGTTCAATCCCCACAAGACATTCTCGAGGAATTGCCAAAATGGTCAAAAACCTTATTTAAAGGCATTTAA